The Ferrimonas balearica DSM 9799 genome includes the window ACAGGGGATCGGCTCGGTGGTTTTCGATGGCGTTCAGCCCAACCCCACCACCGCCAACGTCGAAGCCGGCCTGGCCCTGTTCCGCCAGCACCAGTGTGACTTCGTTATCTCCTTCGGCGGCGGCTCTCCCCACGACTGCGCCAAGGGCATCGCTCTGGTGGCCACCAACGGTGGCGATATCCGCGATTACGAAGGGGTCGACCAATCCGCCAAACCGCAAGCCCCGCTGGTGGCGATCAACACCACCGCCGGCACCGCCTCCGAGATGACCCGGTTCTGCATCATCACTGACGAAGCCCGTCACATTAAGATGGCCATCGTGGACAAGCACACCACCCCGCTGCTGTCCGTTAACGACCCCGAGCTGATGCTGGCCAAACCCAAAGCGCTGACCGCCGCCACCGGCATGGACGCGCTCACCCACGCCGTGGAAGCCTACGTTTCCATCGCCGCCACCCCGATCACCGACGCCTGCGCCGAGAAAGCCATCGCTTTGATCAGCCAGTACCTGCGTCGCGCCGTTGAAGACGGCAGCGATATCGAAGCCCGGGAACAGATGGCCTACGCCCAGTTCCTGGCCGGCATGGCCTTTAACAACGCCAGCCTCGGCTACGTGCACGCCATGGCCCACCAACTTGGCGGCTTCTATGACCTGCCCCACGGCGTCTGCAACGCCATCCTGCTGCCCCACGTGCAGGCGTACAACGCCAAGGTGGCAGCACGTCAGTTGGCCGGCGTTGCCCGCTGCATGGGCGTGGATACCCGTGGTATGAGCGATGACGAAGCAGCCCAACAGGCCCTGGCCGCCATCCGCACCCTGTCCGCCGACATCCAAATCCCGGCCAACCTGACCGAGTTGGGCGTAAAAGCCGAGGACATTCCGACTCTGGCCACCAACGCCCTGAACGATGCCTGCGGCCTGACCAACCCGAAACAGGCCACTCACGAGGAGATCTGCGCCATCTTCCAGGCCGCCATGTAACGGCCCTGGCCACCAAAAGCTCCCTCCGGGGAGCTTTTTTTGTCCCCCCGGCTTGGTTATGATGCCTCTCTAACGCCAAGGTAACGCAGAGATTAGGATGAAGCAGTTCAGGATGCTGATGGTGGCCGCCGCACTCAGTGCCGGTGTCACCGGTTGCTCGGTCTTCGATTGGATGGTTTACAAGATCGACATCCCTCAAGGGAATTTTATCGAGCAGAATCAGGTGGAAAAGCTGCGTATTGGCATGAACCGCGAGCAGGTGGAGTTTGTCCTCGGCCGCCCGGTGCTGCGTGACAGCTTCGCTTCCGACACCTGGTACTACGTCTACCAGTTTAAGAATGGCCGCACCAATGAGCTCACCCGCAAAGAGCTGGTGGTGCACTTTGCCGATGACGCGGTGGTCTCCGTCGACGGGGATTACACCCTGAGCGACAACTTCAACACCCCACTGCAGGGCGGTCGTCCGTAACCGCACCATCAGACAGCAAAAAGGGCGGCCAATGGCCGCCCTTTTGTTTTCGGGTTGCAGTAGTCGAAGCGTTATTCCGGCTTGGCCCGCAGCGGGTTCGGCTTGCCACCGGTCACCGCATCAGCGCGACCTTCGCTCTTCGCTTTTTCTGCCCGGCGCTTGCGCACCTCGCGCGGGTCCGCAATCAGCGGCCGGTAGATCTCGACGCGCTCACCCGGTTCCAGCACCTGAGTCAGCTTTACGGTACGGCTGAAGATGCCGATCTTCAGTTTGGTCAGATCAATCTCAGGAAACCGCGCCAGTACGCCGGACGCTTCGATGGCCGCCTCCGCCGTGCTGCCCACCGGCACCATCAACTTACGGATAAAGGCTTCATCCGGCAGCGCGTACACCACCTCCACCTGCATCATCTCAGCCACGGTAGACCTCCTTGGCACGTTCGGAGAAGGCGTGCACCATGTTCTGGGCCAGTTCGTTGAACACCTTACCGAACGCCTTTTCCACCAGCGCATTGGTGAATTCAAAGTTGAGGCTCAGCTCCACTTTGCAGGCGTCCTCGCGCAGCGGCAGAAAACGCCAAACGCCCTGCAGCTGCCGGAACGGACCGGATTCCAGCGCCATCGCAATCTCGGAATCCGCCACCAGGGTGTTGCGGGTGGTAAAGGTCTGGGCAATGCCCGCCTTGCGCACCGAAACCGAGGCACGCATCTGGGCGTCATCGGCCTCGTGCACCTCGGAGCCAACACAGCCAGGCAGGAACTGCGGGTACGCCGCAACGTCGTTCACCAGGGCGTACATCTGCGGCGCGCTGAAGCGCACCAGGGCGCTTCGATTGATCTCGGGCATATAACCTCTCCCAAATTCGGAATTGGGCTATTTTGCCACAGCGAAGACGATACCAAAATGGCGTCGGGCGGGTATAATGCTGCGCCTATGGCAAAGAAAAACGCAAAGAAATCCACGCCCACTTCCTCGACCATCGCGCTGAACAAAAAAGCGAAGCACGAGTACAAGTTCCTCGAGAAGTTTGAGGCGGGTCTGGCCCTGCAGGGCTGGGAAGTCAAATCCATGCGGGCAGGTAAAGTGAACCTGACCGACTGCTATGTGATCATCCAACGTGGTGAGGCCTACCTCGTGGGCTGCAACATCACCCCGCTGAACACCGCCTCCACCCACGTGGTGTGTGAACCCATGCGCTCCCGTAAGCTGCTGCTCAACCGCCGCGAGCTGGACCGGCTGATTGGCCAGGTGGAGCAGAAGGGTCTCACCATCGTGCCGGTGGCGCTGTACTGGAAGAAGTCGTTCGCCAAGCTGGAGATTGCCCTGGCCCAGGGTAAACAGACGCACGACAAGCGCCAGGACAGCAAAGAGCGCGACTGGCAGCGGGAGAAAGCCCGCGTGATGAAAGGCTCGATGCGCTGATTGCTGTCGATCTATCCAGTTATGGCTTGGCGCCGCCGAGCCAGCCGTGGTAGACTGACGAAGTACTTGGGGTCGATTCAGGATTCGACGGGATATTAAAGCCCAAGGTGCATGCCGTGGGGCGGTTGGCCACGTAAAAAGCCGCAAAAAAATAGTCGCAAACGACGAAAACTACGCACTCGCTGCCTAATAAGCAGTAGAGAGCCTGCCTCCAAAGCCCCGCCTACTGGCTGAGGATTCAAGGCAGTCAAACCCTGTAGGATCGCGTGGAACCTTTGTCCGTAGGTGAAGCGTTAAAACTAATCGGACTCGCCCTAGCGAAGCCTGCCACTCGGCGTCGTACGGGTTAACTAAATGAGATGGCTAAGCATGTAGGACCGACGGTGTAGGTATTTCGGACGCGGGTTCAACTCCCGCCGACTCCACCAAACGCGTTTGAAAAGCCCATCCGAAAGGATGGGCTTTTTGGTTTTCTGGCTCCGGTAAATTCTGTCTTTCCAAAGACTTACCAACCCGCTTCCTCTGCCAGCTCCCAGCCCTCCCCCAACCTTCCGTCCCGTGGCATCGGACGATCCAATTCACACATTCCGACTCCGGTATGCAATCAACCATTCGGCTCCCTTTTTCTACCTGTTCCCGACCGGTGTTGAACTTTATTTTCTCGCCAATTCAAGAAGGTGTGATGAAGTCCTGAGGATCAGCCATGAAACACAGTTGGGCCGGAACCAAACGAGAGAGCCAGTTCGCTCTGATTGCCGTAGCCATGATGAGCGCGACCATCGCGGGTTGCAGCGGCCAAGCCCCAACGTCCCCCGAACCGTTGACCACCTCTGCGGTGATTGGCGAGGTCACGATGATCAATCCCATCAGCCACATTGGCGATGACCAGGATGGGTGGCGCTTAGATGTGGTTGCCGTCGAGGCGGAGAAGGGGGTGGCGAGCGTTGAGAATAACCGGATCCGCTTTCAGCCCCGACAGATTGGCGTTGCCCGCCTGGATTACACCCTGACCAGTGCACAAGGCGCGCAGCGGCACTCCTATGTTGAGGTGACGGTTCAAGCCCACCACCTGAGCTATGTGGGCAGCGAGGCCTGCCTGACCTGTCACATCGATCAAGAGTCCTTCCTGCTGACTGGACATAACTTTAAGCTGAGCCCAATCAAGGATGGCCAGGCACCCGAACTGCCCTACACCGATGTGTCTGGCGCCCTGAAATTCGTCAAAGGGGTGAACAGTTCGCAGGGTGATCCGCAAGGGTTTGAAGACGTCAGCCATGTCATCGGCGGCTATATGCGCACCGTGATGTTTCTGGATAAGAACGGCTACATCTTTGCCGGTGACAATGCCCGACTGGACCTGCCAGCCGATGGCGAACCTTTCGGTCCTGAGCACATCATTCCGGTGCCGACCCGGGGAGACGGTCACGATACCCGTCCGTACGTTTGCGGCCGCTGCCACACCACCGGTTGGCTGGATTACACCAAACAGCCCGGCGATCTGCGCCATCGGCAACGACAGAATGACCTGCCCGGCATGACCGGCACCTTCGAGCAACCGGGGGTTCAGTGCGAAGCGTGTCACGGTGCTGGCAGCGAGCACATCGCCATGCCGACCAAAGAGAACATCACCCGTGTGGCCCAGGGCCGCTCCCGGGCAACGCTATTGAGCCCGGGCATGGGCTTTGGCGAAGCGATCAGTTGCGGTGAGTGCCACTCTGAAGATGGCCAGCGTCATTACCCCTCGTTTATGAGTCACTACAATAAAGACTTTGGTGGCGACAGCCTGGGGGGACGGGTTACCGAATACGCTTATGGCGGGCGCTACACGCTGGATGGTCTGCTGGGGATGGACCCGGATACCGGCATCGCCGAAGGGGCCAAACGCGACTTCCAATGCACCGATTGCCACAACCCGCACAAATCGACGGTAAACCGGGACAAACCGGAACACGCCGGCGCATTGAAAACCGCCTGCCAGGATTGCCACACAATGGCCTTCAACGATAAAGCCCACGAGAAGATGGCGGCTTGTACAGATTGTCATATGCCAACCTCTGCGCACATCTTTAAGATTGACCTGTCTGAGCCGTCAGACTCGGCGTACCACTACTCGGCAGATGGTCGTTACCGCCAGCCCTGGCTGCGGGCAGTGGAAGCCTGTAAGCGCTGCCACCAGCAGGATTATGAACAGCGGGCACGCACCCTTACCACGGTGCACAAGTAATCGGATAAGAGGGGGCTGTCGCGGTCGATTGCCCCCTTTTGTCAATAAACCCGGCCGACACTCCCCCTTCCCTATTCTCAGTGGCGGAGCAAGTCACCGTATGGATCCCACAGACCCGTTTCACATTTTTTCAACCTGGTATCGAATTGACCATTTGGCGGTCCGGCTGGACCTGTGCTGTTGTTCCGCGAAACAGTACGTTTTTTCACAAAACTGGAAACCTGCTCATCCTGCGGGCCAAACCATAAGGCGCTGAAAGTAATCATGGCCTTGGTCACCGATGAATTAGAATCAAGACTTCAGGCATCTTCGCGTTTCCCTTTGATGGCCGTCAGGCCAGCTGGGGGGTATTGAGGGCAATATTGTGAACCGTTTTGACAACCTGCCGACCCTGAGAGACCAGCTCTCCTCCGACTCTTGTCCGGGCATTGAGGTGTCTGAGCTGGCGGATCTGGCGTCACTCGCGACCTATCAGGACGCCGATCCCTATGCCCCCCACCCGGTCGAGTATTTCTGCATGATCTTCATCGAGCAGGGGCAGGGTCGCCATCAGATCGACGGCATCGATTACCCCTATCAGGATGGCAGCATCATC containing:
- a CDS encoding cytochrome c3 family protein, with amino-acid sequence MKHSWAGTKRESQFALIAVAMMSATIAGCSGQAPTSPEPLTTSAVIGEVTMINPISHIGDDQDGWRLDVVAVEAEKGVASVENNRIRFQPRQIGVARLDYTLTSAQGAQRHSYVEVTVQAHHLSYVGSEACLTCHIDQESFLLTGHNFKLSPIKDGQAPELPYTDVSGALKFVKGVNSSQGDPQGFEDVSHVIGGYMRTVMFLDKNGYIFAGDNARLDLPADGEPFGPEHIIPVPTRGDGHDTRPYVCGRCHTTGWLDYTKQPGDLRHRQRQNDLPGMTGTFEQPGVQCEACHGAGSEHIAMPTKENITRVAQGRSRATLLSPGMGFGEAISCGECHSEDGQRHYPSFMSHYNKDFGGDSLGGRVTEYAYGGRYTLDGLLGMDPDTGIAEGAKRDFQCTDCHNPHKSTVNRDKPEHAGALKTACQDCHTMAFNDKAHEKMAACTDCHMPTSAHIFKIDLSEPSDSAYHYSADGRYRQPWLRAVEACKRCHQQDYEQRARTLTTVHK
- a CDS encoding RnfH family protein, giving the protein MMQVEVVYALPDEAFIRKLMVPVGSTAEAAIEASGVLARFPEIDLTKLKIGIFSRTVKLTQVLEPGERVEIYRPLIADPREVRKRRAEKAKSEGRADAVTGGKPNPLRAKPE
- a CDS encoding SRPBCC family protein, yielding MPEINRSALVRFSAPQMYALVNDVAAYPQFLPGCVGSEVHEADDAQMRASVSVRKAGIAQTFTTRNTLVADSEIAMALESGPFRQLQGVWRFLPLREDACKVELSLNFEFTNALVEKAFGKVFNELAQNMVHAFSERAKEVYRG
- the smpB gene encoding SsrA-binding protein SmpB, with protein sequence MAKKNAKKSTPTSSTIALNKKAKHEYKFLEKFEAGLALQGWEVKSMRAGKVNLTDCYVIIQRGEAYLVGCNITPLNTASTHVVCEPMRSRKLLLNRRELDRLIGQVEQKGLTIVPVALYWKKSFAKLEIALAQGKQTHDKRQDSKERDWQREKARVMKGSMR
- a CDS encoding outer membrane protein assembly factor BamE, which gives rise to MKQFRMLMVAAALSAGVTGCSVFDWMVYKIDIPQGNFIEQNQVEKLRIGMNREQVEFVLGRPVLRDSFASDTWYYVYQFKNGRTNELTRKELVVHFADDAVVSVDGDYTLSDNFNTPLQGGRP
- the yiaY gene encoding L-threonine dehydrogenase, with product MSATKFFIPSVNTLGRGALDDAIQDISTLGFTKGLVVTDTPLVELGLVAKLTEALGQQGIGSVVFDGVQPNPTTANVEAGLALFRQHQCDFVISFGGGSPHDCAKGIALVATNGGDIRDYEGVDQSAKPQAPLVAINTTAGTASEMTRFCIITDEARHIKMAIVDKHTTPLLSVNDPELMLAKPKALTAATGMDALTHAVEAYVSIAATPITDACAEKAIALISQYLRRAVEDGSDIEAREQMAYAQFLAGMAFNNASLGYVHAMAHQLGGFYDLPHGVCNAILLPHVQAYNAKVAARQLAGVARCMGVDTRGMSDDEAAQQALAAIRTLSADIQIPANLTELGVKAEDIPTLATNALNDACGLTNPKQATHEEICAIFQAAM